Part of the Porites lutea chromosome 14, jaPorLute2.1, whole genome shotgun sequence genome, ATCTCTATCGCTGGTTTAGGCTGTCGCTTTGGCGATCGACGCTTACGTTTCGGGGAGGAACCGCCCGAATCCTCGCTGTCTGATGCACTCGAGCCTCGTCTGCCGCGTTTGTTGTGCAAAGACGGCCATAATTTGACGATCATGGTATTGGGTGAGTACACATTTTCTTCGGCGTTTTCAACGTCTTCGGCGTCCTCGTTATCTGAATCATACTTGCTGACATAAGATCTCGCTTTTCGTTTTGGAAGTTTTCTTCTGGGTAGCAAAATATCGGGAATATCTGATCTTCGTTTCTTCACGCGACCGGCCTTCGGTGATTTCGCGCAAGATAGCGCGGGCAGCTTCAACTCTTTAGGAAAAAGACTGTCGATCATAGCTTGGTTTTCTGCAATCCTTAAACGTCGCTGCTTCtcatattcactttcctcttgAGTCACTGGCATCTTTGATGGAAAGTTTGAAACAATGATCAGATTTTCAGCCCTCGTAAAATCCGCCTGCAGAACTTGATCGCTCTAAAACCAACGCGTAATTTGGCGCGAAACTGATCATGTGCTTTTGGTCACGTGGCTCCTATCAAAAATTCTTCCTGCCCCAGCCCTATCTGGACATGAAGACGGGGCCAGGCCTCCCTTAGGAACAAAAAAATGACGAAATGAAGAAGCGGCCATGATCAGCAACCGCTTTTCAATTTGCTATCGCCAAAAACTTAGATCTattaaaaaatacagtcaaacttccCGCAAGAGGCCTTCCAAAATACAAAGTCGTTCGATTATAATTTAATACAGGAAGtagtcgcttacaagaatccAACCACAGAGGCTCCAAGCTTCCGTGACGAGGTCCGAACATATCTTTCTCTGTGTAGTTCCATATTGTCGCTAAGAGTGATACTCCAAGTTGCACACAATAaaaccccgcgactaagaacctggatacTCAGTTTTAGTTAGCACACGTTCAGGGTATTTAGGTTTGCTCAAGTGCACAgaattttcatagattttagcaataagaacctgtttcaaattttaggctaaaaaggttcttgtatagaggggtcCTAACTGGCAAatcttagcctaacaggttcttaaaatccacT contains:
- the LOC140924434 gene encoding uncharacterized protein, with protein sequence MPVTQEESEYEKQRRLRIAENQAMIDSLFPKELKLPALSCAKSPKAGRVKKRRSDIPDILLPRRKLPKRKARSYVSKYDSDNEDAEDVENAEENVYSPNTMIVKLWPSLHNKRGRRGSSASDSEDSGGSSPKRKRRSPKRQPKPAIEISEEDLILVAERVADKNYDAENGTTCHQCRQKTDDLKTACRNPACVGVRGQFCGPCLRNRYGEDAKKALMDPAWHCPPCRGICNCSFCMKKRGRRCTGIMIHLAKERGYNDVKSFLGD